The Priestia koreensis genomic interval GATCATCATCGGGCTAAACGGAGTGGCGCAAGAGCTGCAAAGTCTTTGTATTCACACGACGATTCAGCGGCTTGTAAAAGAAAAACTGCTGGCTAAAGTTTATGCCGCACAAGGTTCACTCGTTATGCTGACGTTTGGATTATCAACCGTTCTAATGGGACTCATCGGTGATCATATTCATATTGTCGCCGTTTATTTACTCGCTGGTGTGTCCGTTGGTAGCTCACTTGTTGTGCTGCTTCTATCGCAGCGTTCAGCAAACAAAATCATAGATCTTGAATTATAAGAACCTAACCTATTACAAAAAAACGCTGTTGAATGTAACCATCAACAGCGTTTTTATTTGATTTAGATCAATGCATCAAAATGAATTTCTGCTTGAATTAGGCCCTACTTTTATTTCAATCAGAATGACTTGTCCTTTTTCGTTCTACCCTTTATACAAACAGCTGAGAATAAGGTTTGATGACATCTTCAAACCTTGCATCATGACGAATTTGCCGTTTAAATGCCTCTATGACTAGCTTTCCATCCTGCACGTTTCCTGTTTTTTCATAGGAAGGCAATACCCACTGAAGTTGTTCCGTGTACATAAACGTCTCGTCCTCATTCAAAAAAACGTCATTAAAATGGACCGTAGCTTCCTCGTATTGCTTTAGCTGCGCATATTTCACGCCGAGCATAAAATCAATCTCGCGCTCATATTTTCGGTACTTTCTCTTAACAGTATGAAGAAACGTTAGCTGAAGTTGATGCAGACGACAGACTCTTAATAACGAGTTGACAAGTTCTAAAGCAATGCGCCGATCAACGACCCACATCATCATTACATAGATCACAACCATAATCACTATGATTGCGATCACATTAAACACAAAATTCACCTTTCGTCACCTCATTGCATCTTTACGTTCACATACTCCATTAAAATTTCTTTGTTTTCTTCAATGAACCTCTGGTGATTCTTACTTCCTCTTGCTCCTCCCCACCCAACAGAGCAAAAGGCATCGTAAAAGCGGTAAAAAGGGAGGGTTTTTGTTAAATCAATCATCGGGCGAATGGTTTCATAGCCTTTTATGTACGCTTCTTTCGTCTTCGGATCTTTCATCCATAGATCGCGGTTCACTTTCGTAAAATCATTTTCCGTTGAGCCAATACGTGCACTCTCAAAATCAATGATCCCGGTTACTTTCTGATCCTGCGTCAAGATATTTCCCGGTCGAAAGTCCATATGAATAAAAAACGGACCATCTGGAGAAGGCAAGGTGTCAAAAGCCTCCTCAAAATACGCCACGCTCTCTTCAAAAACTGAAGGATTTAAAAGCTCCTTAGCATACGGACAAAAACTGTTAAATTTCTCTTTTATAAAAGCGCGAAATGTACTCGGCTCATAACGTTCAACCGCTTCACTGCCGTCAAATAAAGAGATGGGGACATTATGAAGGCGCCCGTGGCAAACGCCAATATCATGCGCAAGCTCCTCGGTTATCGTATTCGTACACGGAACCCCCTGCACTGCGCTTAATAAAAGGGCTCCTACGTTCTCTCCATCGCCTTCCCAATAATTTAACAGCGATGGTATCGGAAGTTGATCCTGTAGAAGTCGAAGTACCTCATACTCTCGCTGAAGCTTAACCTTGGAATACGGAATTTTCAAAAATACGCGCTCATCACTTTCGAGCGTTAGCTCATATACCGTTGAACTATACGATTCTGGCACGCTATTAATCTCTGTTACGTGTAGCCCAAAATGATTAATAAGTTGGTTTACATCTTTCATTATATCCCCCCGCTAATGTCAGTTTAGCTCTCTCTCATCTGTAATGATTCAACTGTTTATGAAACAACGACACGTCTTCTGAGTCAATACCATCCCACGCGTCGTTACCTACTCATTTCTCTCGATAAGCTGAACAATGCTCATCCGCGATGCGGTAGCTTTCTCGTCCAGTTAAGGTAGATACTTCGACTAATTTATGACCAAGATTATCCCAAACGGCAACTGTATACAACGAGACCCATTGAAGGCTTCCACGTGCGAGTCGAAACGAATGGTAATGATTATCCGTTGTAACCAAGCGTTTTTGATAAGTGAACGTTTTTGTTTTTCAATTTTGCACCACCAGCACAAAATCGAGCTTTTCTTCTTCTCTTGGAATTTGAATGATTCGTGCAATAAACAGTCCGTTACCGTTCATTTTTGTTTTATACACTTTCTCCACTTCGATCCTTTGCTCCGGCTTTCCTCTCATACGTGCCCCTTTCTCGAAATCATTCCATTATGTATAAAATACCTGATAAAGAAGAGCCTTTCTCACACGAAAGGCTCTTTCTATTAAATCTTCTTTTTCATTCCACAGTTTCGACATTCACGAAGAAAGACGAAATCTTTTACCGTACTTTTAAACAGTGCATTTCCACAATGATCGCAGCGCCCTGACGTTTTATCAGGCATTTCCTTGTAGTCATACACCTTCGTTAAATCGATGTTCTCATAGACGTCCATATTCAAACCTCTCTCTACACAGTCTCTTGTTCTATCATACCAAAAATACTGCAAGAGAAAAGCGATTTTTTATAACGTTCTTCCCACTAAAACCGTGTTCAGAAAAATCGCTTCATCAACCGTCAGCTTTTTCGTTTGTGCTTTTTTGACCCACTCATCGCTTGATAAAATTTTCTTATCGTACGCCGTTTTATAAATCGTCGCAAGCTCTTTCCATTGATTATCGCTTAACTTCATGACTCTTCCCCCCGGTGTCTTCGTTGTATTGGACGGTGCACTTGATTGTTCTGTTTTAATGGGCTGTCCTTTTGTCGTAAACCACGATAACGGAAGAGGCCCGTTCAGTACATTTAAATCAACGTTTCCGCTAATACCAGCTACTCTTCCTGCTTGGGTATACTGCCATAAATCACACGGCATGTCCGGGCGATTAGTATGTGGAATACCGCGGTCACTTCCAGAATAGCGCGGAATCCATAAAAAGTCTGCCTCAATTTGTCCCATGTTGTACTCTTTATAAAAAGAATGACCGGTATATAACCCTACCTTCCATCCCTTTTGCTTGCAGGCGAGGATAAATGCCTGTGTGGCAGGAATAATCTCAGAAGGTCTTGTTAATGTCATCTCTTCCACATCTACGACTAAAAACTTCGCCGCTGAATCTGCACGCTCCATAAATAAACGTGCCTCTTGAATCGCGGACCCAATCGTTTTGTACCTGGCATATGCGTAGTGTCCAAACGGAATGTTGTATTTTTTGCAGCCTTCTACATATTCTTTGTATCGTTTATCAACCGTTTGAGCCCCGTACTGTACACGGATGATCGCCAAATCAATTTCTTTACTTGCTCTCGCAAAATCAATTGTTCCTTGGTAATAAGAGAGATCTACAATCTTCCCCATTCAAGCGACTCCTCTCTACTCTTTTCTCTACTGTAATCACTTATAGTAGTGTATGTTCGTTTAAGAGAGTAGGTTTGGGTACATTCGAAAAAAAGAGCCCCTTTTAAAAAAAGGAACTCTACTCATTAAAAAGATAGATTCTCTGCCTCTATTAAGCGAGCAAACCACGTTAAGGTTTGGTTGTGATGATGAATAATCTGAGAGGCGCTGAGACCATTTGCATCCCATGTGCTGTGCCCATCAGAAACGAGCGTTACGTCATATCCGAGGCTGAAAGCACTTCGACATGTGGTATCCACACACACTTCTGACTGAATCCCTGTTAGAATCACGTGCCGAACGTTTCGCTGTTTTAATTTCTCATGGAGTGTCGTCTCGTAAAAGGCATCTGGCGTTCGTTTATGTATGATAGCCTCTTGATCTGTTGGTGCGATGCGAGGATGAATGCTCCAATTCTCCGTTCCTCTTTCTAACAGTCTTCCTGTACCTGCATTATGCTGAACATAGAAGATTGGCATTCCTACCGCTCTTGCCTGCTCAATAAGATGTTCAAGTTTAGTCAAAAGCGCTTCACCTTCAAAAACGGGGTTTTCTTCTAAAAACATCCCCACTTGCACGTCAATAATAATAAGAGCTGAATGATCCATTTAACATACACCTCCTGTTTCTTTTAATGTCTACCCCAGAAAAAAGATACGGCGATTAAAACGACTAGTGAGAACGCCGTCTGCAATCCAGTAAGAAGTAAATCTTTCTTCCACGTATTCACTTTTGGAGAACGATGAAGCACTCGATGAAAAATGAGAAAAAGAACCCACCAAAAAAGAAAGACATATACGCCCTCTAAAAAGGTACCAATAACCATCCCCCACCCCCCTTTGTTTCTCTGAAGATCCTTTTATACCTAATTTTACCATAAATAAACGAAAAAGGCTGATTATTCAATAACCGACTTCATGAGCATTTTTTAGGTTTGTTTATTTGCAGATGTGGTATCCTAATCAATACATTCGACCTTTAAAGCAAGGAGTATGATAAAAATGAAAAAATCAGTAAAAGTTGGCATTGGACTCGCAGGGGCTAGTCTTGTCGGATTAGGCTATTATTTATATGATTTTGCTATTTCAAATAAGGAAAAGAAGTTTCTTGCACATGAAAAAGATCTTGAGGAATCAGTCGCAAAACTCGTCAAGGAAGGCGAAGATTGGGTGGCGACAAATCCAGGTGAAGAGCTTCACGCACGCTCGGTTGATGGATTACGTTTGAGCGCTACATACGTTGAGCCAAACGCTCCCTCAAATCAGCTTGTCATTCTCGTTCACGGCTACGGCGCAACAGGAAAAGATATGAGCAGCTTTGGTTATGCTTATCATCAAAAAGGATTTCACGTGCTTTCGCCAGACAACCGTGGCCATGGAAACAGTGAAGGAAACTACATTGGCTTTGGTTGGCATGATCGCCAAGACATTATGAAATGGATTGACGTCATGAAGGAGAAACTCGGCGATCACATCCACATTATTCTGCACGGTATTTCAATGGGTGGTGCTACCGTCCTTATGACAAGCGGTGAGTCGTTGCCACCACAAGTAAAATGTATTATCGCAGACTGCTCGTATACGTCAGTAAATGATATTTTGTCATATCAGCTGAAGCAAATGTTCAAGTTGCCAAGATTCCCAATTTTACCAATCACAAGCGCCATTACAAAACTAAAAGCGGGGTACACATTCGGTGAAGTATCCGCGATTCGCCAAGTGCAAAAAGCAACCGTCCCCATTTTATTTATCCACGGCGATGCGGATACGTTTGTCCCAACAGAGATGGTTTACAAACTATACGATGCGTGCCCAACAAAGAAAAAACTTCTTATTGTGCCAAACGCCGAACACGCAATGGGCTATTTTCGAGATCCGAAAACCTATGGTGATACAATCGAGGGCTTCATTAAAGAAGCAACGGAACAATCCGAGCTTCTTCACGCCTAATTCAACTGACCCGAGACATAACCGTCTCGGGTTTTAAGTTTACCATAATATTGTTATTGTTAATTCATTTGGAAATGGGCATGAATGTGTTGTGACGTCTGCCTCATACTCCATTACAATTTCGCATACATGATAAGGGTGCATCACATATGCTTCCCCTGTCATCCTCCGCTGCCCATGATGAGCTCTTTCTGCAAATACGATGGCTTTTTCCACGAGAAGGCGATCTTCTTCGTCTAAATAAACAGATCGTTCCCTTAATGAGCGCTTCATATCAATCAACACGTGTCTCTCATCCCTTATTATTTTTGGTTAATATCACCATAAATTTTCCCTATTTACACCTGCTTTTTCTCCTGTTATAGTATGACTTTGTGAAAATTTGAGCATCAATGTGCACACATACATTGACATATCGAAAAAAATAGATATAATGTGACACATGATGAACAAAAAAATTTTTAAAGCACTGTCCAATGATACGCGGTTAGAAATCCTTGACTGGTTGAAAAATCCTCATGAGCATTTCGATAAACCAGAAGCATTGTTATCGAAAAATTTGAGTGATAAGGGTGGCGTATGCGTAGGAGATATTCAAGAGAAATCAGGATTATCTCAGTCAACGATTTCATCATACTTGTTTATGCTTCAAGAAGCAGGCTTATTAGAGTCAGAGCGCCATGGAAAATGGACGTACTATCGCCGAAATGAAGAGGCGATTAAACGGTTAGCTGATGACATAAAGGAACGGCTTTAAGCTGTCCCTTACAGGCTTTCATATCTATTTATTTCGATATATAGATTTATAAAACAACAGAAGAAGGAGGATCACTCTGTGAACAAAATTATTTTTTACGTACTTGCACTCATTGCCGGAATGCTGCTTAGTACAGAAGGAGCCATTTACGGTGAGCTAGGAAAAATTATCGGTAAGTTTGAAAGCAGCTTTTATAATTTCTTTGTCGGTAGTATTATTTTATTTCTTATTATTATGTTCTTCGGAAAAGGAGAACTTAGTCAAACCTTTAAAGTGCCGCGCTGGTATCTATTAGGTGGTATATTTGGCGTTGGCTATTTAAGTATTCTTGTATTTGGGATTCCAAAGGTCGGCGTTGGGATCTCAATGATTGCGGTTGTCGTTGGACAAATGATCGCAAGTATTCTGATTGAACACTTTGGCTGGATGGGCAGCAAAAAGCGTAAAATTACGCCGAAGCGTGGCTTAGCCATTCTCTTTATGCTTGTCGCATTATTCTTTATTTACTAGGAGGCGAATGTAATTGACGATCATACCTGTACTTCTCACTTTCTTAGGCGGTGTCCTATTAAGTGGGCAATCTTCTGTGAACGGAAAACTAAGTAATCGTATCGGAACACTTGAAACTGCTTTTATTACCTTTATGAGTGGTTCGCTATTTTTAGCGTTATGGTTGATTTTCTTCGGAGATGGAAATTTACTGAACATCGCG includes:
- a CDS encoding phosphotransferase enzyme family protein — its product is MKDVNQLINHFGLHVTEINSVPESYSSTVYELTLESDERVFLKIPYSKVKLQREYEVLRLLQDQLPIPSLLNYWEGDGENVGALLLSAVQGVPCTNTITEELAHDIGVCHGRLHNVPISLFDGSEAVERYEPSTFRAFIKEKFNSFCPYAKELLNPSVFEESVAYFEEAFDTLPSPDGPFFIHMDFRPGNILTQDQKVTGIIDFESARIGSTENDFTKVNRDLWMKDPKTKEAYIKGYETIRPMIDLTKTLPFYRFYDAFCSVGWGGARGSKNHQRFIEENKEILMEYVNVKMQ
- a CDS encoding GH25 family lysozyme, which produces MGKIVDLSYYQGTIDFARASKEIDLAIIRVQYGAQTVDKRYKEYVEGCKKYNIPFGHYAYARYKTIGSAIQEARLFMERADSAAKFLVVDVEEMTLTRPSEIIPATQAFILACKQKGWKVGLYTGHSFYKEYNMGQIEADFLWIPRYSGSDRGIPHTNRPDMPCDLWQYTQAGRVAGISGNVDLNVLNGPLPLSWFTTKGQPIKTEQSSAPSNTTKTPGGRVMKLSDNQWKELATIYKTAYDKKILSSDEWVKKAQTKKLTVDEAIFLNTVLVGRTL
- a CDS encoding cysteine hydrolase family protein, producing MDHSALIIIDVQVGMFLEENPVFEGEALLTKLEHLIEQARAVGMPIFYVQHNAGTGRLLERGTENWSIHPRIAPTDQEAIIHKRTPDAFYETTLHEKLKQRNVRHVILTGIQSEVCVDTTCRSAFSLGYDVTLVSDGHSTWDANGLSASQIIHHHNQTLTWFARLIEAENLSF
- a CDS encoding alpha/beta hydrolase, whose amino-acid sequence is MKKSVKVGIGLAGASLVGLGYYLYDFAISNKEKKFLAHEKDLEESVAKLVKEGEDWVATNPGEELHARSVDGLRLSATYVEPNAPSNQLVILVHGYGATGKDMSSFGYAYHQKGFHVLSPDNRGHGNSEGNYIGFGWHDRQDIMKWIDVMKEKLGDHIHIILHGISMGGATVLMTSGESLPPQVKCIIADCSYTSVNDILSYQLKQMFKLPRFPILPITSAITKLKAGYTFGEVSAIRQVQKATVPILFIHGDADTFVPTEMVYKLYDACPTKKKLLIVPNAEHAMGYFRDPKTYGDTIEGFIKEATEQSELLHA
- a CDS encoding ArsR/SmtB family transcription factor — translated: MNKKIFKALSNDTRLEILDWLKNPHEHFDKPEALLSKNLSDKGGVCVGDIQEKSGLSQSTISSYLFMLQEAGLLESERHGKWTYYRRNEEAIKRLADDIKERL
- a CDS encoding DMT family transporter, with product MNKIIFYVLALIAGMLLSTEGAIYGELGKIIGKFESSFYNFFVGSIILFLIIMFFGKGELSQTFKVPRWYLLGGIFGVGYLSILVFGIPKVGVGISMIAVVVGQMIASILIEHFGWMGSKKRKITPKRGLAILFMLVALFFIY